From the Gossypium hirsutum isolate 1008001.06 chromosome A02, Gossypium_hirsutum_v2.1, whole genome shotgun sequence genome, the window TTGTGTAACCCAAATCATTTACCAAAGGCACTTCCAAGGCTTTTGCCAGTTGCCGAGCTGATGCTACAAACCTAAGTTTGTCAATAGCTAATTAGAAATCCATGCACCCAGTAATGATCACAGATATAGAGAAAATAATGCAAGTTGATTTTATATGCTTGCCCAAGTAAGAGTGCATGTCCAAGTGTAACCCAGATTCCTAATAAGTATCTAACAAAATGGCACATCTAACATAATTGTAACTATACTGGAGTACAAAAATCAGGCCTATGCAATAGACAATGTCAAATAAAACCATCCACAATTTTGTACTTCCTTTTTTTAGTTACGACTGATTTATGGCACTATTTAAGCTAATTGATATCAGTCATTCATATTTCTACCATCTTTAAGATGGTAGGTGATTGCATTCATTCTATACCATTTTTTCTTGATCCCAAGCATCATTATTCTGGTAATTTTAAGGTTCAATAGACGTTACAGGTTCCAATTTAAGAGCCTCATTTTAGGTTCTCTTACATTACACAATTTCGTCTTCAGTTGAGGAATTATTTATGTAAGGTGGTGTCCAAATATTGATCCCATTATAGGAATAAGATAACTGAAACTCTACAAATTTGTACATAGCTTTGTTCAATTAATAAAAGGAGAAGTGCACAAGATTTTCACCATCTTGTAGGCTCTCTTTTGGACTATCAGAAGCAGAACTTACAATGCTACACTAGGTCTAAAGCCTTCAAAACAGTTATCATGTAAAGCCTCTGAAGAAACAAATTATGCATGACACCCAGATCTTTTATCTTCTTTATCAATCTTTCAATTCCAGCACAAACTTGGATTTACAACCAGCTTCAGATGGAAACCAAGCAAGTCCTTATAAGCAGAACTGAACAGTCCGACAACAATACAGAATAACTTCCCACCTTAAGCCTGGtttatattcataaaatttctttgTAGCTCAGTGGCAGATATGGGTTATCCTATTTACTTTAATACATTAAAAGCTCAATCATTTCCATCTTAATTCAACCATTACCTATAAGAACCATATTCTCTCAttaaaataaaccttaaaatcataTATTATAGCTCACCACATATCcaacatttatttttcttttttgggtacaAAGGAGGCCACAAGCTGGGGATAAGGAAAGAGGTTGCAAGTGCTAAGATTTGAACCCGAGACTTCATCATGTTATGCCCTTGAGGGCAACATTTACTGCAGCCTACGAAGTGTGAAAAAGTAGCATGCATCCATTGCACACCATGTATAAAAGGAACCACATCAGGTCATAACTAAAATACTCAtctagaaaattaaaaaagaaagaaaacacagACACACATCTATAATATTCCTCTCCGTGGCTTTCAGTGCGGATCATCTAATCAGGAAAACCAAAAGTATGTCCTCAAGGAAGAGTATGACAACTACCTAATATGCTGTTACTCAAACTTGGAAACTTGAGCAGGAAAAAGAAACAGGTTTCAATCTGTATATATTCTCTGCAAACTAGATGTCTATTTCTAACTGGCAAGATAACTTGTGtcaaacataataaataaaagtggAAAAACAAAATGTTTACCCAAAGAAAGAGTTCCCAAACAAACATAACTGGCAACATCAATACACCGAGTGTAAGTGACTACAGCTAGGTATGAGCAAGAGGAAAGCATAATGCATCACACtctagaaaagaaaaaatgaaagggAAAAAGCTACCAGTCCAGCTACCATATAAAAAGGAACGATTACTCAATTCTATCAAAAAAACAAAGAGCACAATAATAAAGGACGTACAAGTTACAGTTATTCTGCAAATCTGGAGCAGATAAATTTGTTGATGCATTTTGAGTTGCTGCTTGATACTTCTGAGCAGCAGCCCTAAGCTGACTAACCTGTACAAGGCAAACTACCATCATTAAATACAACTAGTACAAGTAGCAACCATACTCTTTAACAATCAAAAGAATGTATAATAACAACCAGTAAGAGAATGAGAAAAAAATCTACTCATAATTTTAGGgaaaataaggagaaaaaaaCTATGATGAAAATCCAGCATCAACATTCAAATGATATTTCAAGATTACAGGCATGGTGCAAAAGGAAAATCACAAGCAGCCAATCATAAAATAGAAAGCCATCACAACATCTAGAGATAACAATATTGCAACAGCAGCATAAATAAATGGCATAGGTAGATGGAACCGATTCTTCATCATAACCTAGGATGAAAATTTTAGTTCCATCatagtcataaatttgcattatATTTCTGACAATGAAAATAATGAAACTGTTATATTCTACTAGAAGATTTTCACCTTGTACCACTTGAAAAGCAGCAAATGTAATAAAGAAGGCATGCAAGATTGCAAATAAACTCAATCAACCAGGCTCTATAAGTTTCATTCGGTTTAGACATACAATGCACACAGGTCAATAGCATATATGTTACATTCTCAGGCTACAGAGAAAATTCATTTGATCACAACCTGAGGTATCAACAATCTTCTAGGGATAAGTTCTTCATGACGTCGAGCACAAAATTCCCAAGAACATATCTGGCAAAAGGaatgaaagggaaaaaaactATGTTAATACAGCGTCAATTTTCAAAGTTGGGAGAAAGCCATTACTTCAATTTATAACCTTCAGATCGGGCGAGAAAACTATCCGAAGCTGACCATCACGAACAACACGAAGTTGCTCAAAAACACTTTCTTGTATTGCTTTAGCATAGTCCAGGACAATTTGACCAGATGAATTCTGGTACTCACGGGGCATATCAACATAAAGAAGTTCTTCCAGAGTACCACTctcatatttaattttgaaaagccTAGGGAGAACCTCAACAGTCGCCTCTGAGAGCAGTAGTAAGATATTAGATATATAGCAGTGATGGATAAATTAGATATAAGAAACCGCTATACATGCACATTTAGgctaaaataagaaaacaagctAGTACATTGACACCTCAAAAAGGATAACTAATATATATTGAAGGTGCCAATTTAAGATGGCAATAGCTGACTGTAACCCAAAAGGAGGAACAACAgtcaaacaattaaaaataaaagactCACCAAAACCACGTCCTGGTTTGCGATTACATATTTCACAATGCCATACAtcctggaaaatttttaaacaatacAATTATCAATTGCATGGGGAGGGAACACAACAAATAAATTAAGACAAAGAAGAGAAGTTCTAAAGATAATTGACCTTGGTCAATCACAAAATATGCTAACTGAGGATCACAGTTGGAAATTCCTGCAAGTTTTTCTTAGAAACAGACCTGAGGGAAAACACCAGTTGTTTGGCGGCCACTTCCATACATAGAAACACACCACTTCTTCTTCGCATTTGGAGCAAAGTACTCGGCAACAAATTTTCTCCAAAATTCAATATTGTTGTCCTACATGAAAAACAGGCATGTTACCTACCCAAAGCAACCAAATACATGTGAAAAAATAAACAGATCTTCAAACCAGAGATATCTTACTTCAGGTCTATGTTGTTGTTGATACATGTAATGTGTCAGACGCCTGGCACACATCCCAGGCTCATACACTGGTTTCACAGGTGATCTCAAAGGCAAATTCTGCTGTTGAAACTGCTGTGGCAATTGAGACCTTTGTTGAGGCATTGCTTTTAAAAGTTGCTGTTGGTGTTGTTGTAGCTGCAACAGCCTTTGCTGATGCAAAAGATTAATTTGGGCTGGTGAGGGCTGCCTCGACATGTGGAGTAACTGCTgttgctgttgttgttgttgctgcgGCTCCTGTTGTTGTTGGTGCAAAAACAAGGACTGATCTGAATGTGAGGGTTCCATTTTTACCTGTGCCAAAGTTCTCATGGGTGGTATTTGTTGTGGTTCCAATTTCACAGGAGCAAGCTTCCTTAGTGATTGCAACTGTTGTTGCTGTTGATGTTGCTGCTGGCCAAGCTGATCATTAGTCACTTGTGGCTCCAATTTGACCGCCCCACCAACACCAGCCAACCCTCCTCTAATAGACTGAaactgctgctgctgttgtccttGCTGGGTGTTTTGAGGAGCAGAGAACTGTTGCAATGCTTGTTGACCATGTTGGAAATGTGGTGATTCGAGGTGTAGGGAGTGCTGCTGGTCCGGTAACATATGGTTACCAGAAATGTTTGGAAATTGCTGACCTTGAACTTGACCGGATGAACCAGGGTTTGCCATGTTTGATGGAACAAACGATGATGAGGGAGCATTAAACCCCATCCCATTACCTACATTTGAAAGTGGATCAGATTCAGCCCCTGAGTCAATTCCTCCACGCTGGCTACTCCCCGGACCAGAAAGCTGAGGGTTTGGAACCCCATTCCCGAAGGACTGACTAAGAAGGGAAGACACATTTGGCACATTGCCAAGCATATTCATATTACCAAACTGAGTGCGAGGCGACACTAATGAAGGGTAGCCAGTTTGAGAAGGAAGGCTACCCCCTTGGGCTCCTAGCATCCCAGAACTCGACCGCAAAAGAGAAGGCGTAACAGAGTGCACACCACCTATAGGAGTAGAAGACCCCGATGGTACCATACTTAACTTATCTAATACTCACTCATAAAACTGCAGCCACTACCTAAAACAACATGAATATTAAGTAAACTACAATGACAAAGAAAAGCACAAATATTCAGTTGTATAGCTCAAGGCAATCAGCAGTTTATCCCCAACTTGGCTGCTTGCTTTTAGCTTCATGCTCTTCATTGTACCCAAATAAGAAAGAGTAAGTTCTGTTCCTGAACATATAGCTCTGAAAACCGAAGCCAAGCAAGGAGTTTAGATTTTCAATCTCTTCAAAGCAGCAATGGAATGGCTTTCGCATGAATCcctatacaaaaaaaaaacagaattttcAGATCCACTACAACATATATCCTAgcgaatatttttaaaaacataaaaagaagtAAAACTTTCACCAAAGAACTCATCAATTAAACTCCAATCAAATCTAAAAAGCAAACCCAAATCTCAAGAACTCAGAAATGGTCATTAAATCCaacaaaaatttagttaaaattaaagaaaacccAGAAAAACCCCCAAATACATACCGTACAGAAAAACTCAAAATTGCAATTTTACTACACTAAACAAAACAATTCTAACCAAATAAAACCATCTCGATCGCACCTGAACACCAAAAATCGTTGATCCTAAACATTGAACGAGCAAACCAGAAAATGGGTATTCAAgctaaacaagaaaataaaaaaagggttaagACTAGAAAAGACTTCATAGAAGACTCACCAGAGTTTTAAGAAAATCCCAACAGGTACAGAGTCAAaggagaaacaaaagaaaaagagagttacTCAAATCTACAAAGCTTTGATTTCAATCAAAACAAGAACCCAAAAAACCCCAAATTTCTTAACTCTCTTTCTCTTCGATTCTTCTAGTTTTTTGCTTCGATAAACCGGACCAATAAAATATCTTTATACCCCTCACTACacaaaaaagaagggaaaagaaaaactttCTTTCCTCTCCTCTTCAATCAAATATTCTTCTTATTCTCTTCTCAGcttctgttttttttatatatttcacttaataatttatatttcttgTTTCAGTACGTGCCCTGTTCTTCCTCGCTGTATCTAGAGAGAGAACtcgaaggaaaaaaaaaagaaagagaaaagattTTAGAGAGAGAAAGAATAAGAGATTTTGCTTTGCCCTTGCGGACGTCAAATTTGTATTCAATTTGAttgaattcttttttatttttggtgaaaTCAAGTCAAATGTAACTCTTTCCCTTCGCTTGTTTTTGCgggttcctttttctttttgtttccatGGTACGGTGATGGTAGCATATGCATGCATACATGATTACATACATCCATCATGAGGATGATGGAATGTTATTAAAGTGACACATTGATTTTGAGTTCTATTTTGTGTGTTTTAATAATAAGGTTTAATTCAcactttaacttttaaattttctttttagtatttatatttttttatttcaattagaTATCTAATATATGCTAACGTTATAGATTTTAATCCACATTCATTAGATGGATGTTTAAAAAAATTGCACTAATCAAATGATGTCAAGTTTATggctatttttttcaaaaaaaaaaaatttcttaaaaccCATTTCACCTTCAATTTCTTCATATTGGTTTATGtcaaatactttaattttgatttgaatcaatttcatataaatagaAGGGCAACTGATTTTAACTCTAATTCGACTAAGTAAATCAAATATGTAATCACTTCTTCAAATTCACCCTTTCaagtttttctaatatttttagtcttCATTTTCTACCACTACACCCACCAAATGCTTCTTTAGTAGCTTCTATTCTCAACCAACATAACTTCATTAATGGTGGTGTTAAAACATTGAAGCCTTAGCatttttataaaaactttcaaatgaAAAGTAATGCTGAAAACAGACTAGTCACGAAAGATGTCAAATTGCcaataatataaaattcaaaaaacaaaCCAATCATAGTAAATAAGTGCTCAAATTGCAATTTGAAGGTACAAATCACCCTCTCTTCTATACTATTAATTATACCCAACtccttaaaaacaaaaaaaaaatattaggaaaaaggaaaaaaaatagttaACTCATTTGATCTTTTCCCGAGGACTGCAAAATATACCCCACTAAAAATCCAACCTAAGAACAATGTTACagcaaagaagaaagaaaagaacctaTCATGCATATTTATGAATAGATACAAAATAGAATAGGTGAACGATTTTCGGGTTTTGGAATCAAAATTGAACTAtaaaagaagaaatgaagatTGATTTCAATTTTAGTAATATAGATTACTAGGTTTTATCATGAGATTATTGAACAATTTGTAAGTGTACACAATtgtcaacaagtaataaagtagtaagtatagagttatcgtctccatagagATTATATAAGTAAAGCAAAAATTGTGAAACTATCAATTAACAACTTGgtgattgaaataattaaaagtgaATTGagttaactaattaacttaattaagatTACTAAGTATGCAAGACAAATGAGAATGTTAACACAGAATAATAAGCAATATACACTAACACAAGTTTAATCACAATGACATGAAGGAGCTAGAagaattgttttttattttagctCGTTTACTATTTTCTGAATAAGTGGCGAGATTACAGCACTGTCATTACTCGTCAACATAAACCCTTTATCTGAGAGCATGGGTTGATTCTTGGGTTGATTCTTGAAAACAGAATCAGATCTCTCACTTGCTTCATCATTATGGAATTAGGCTTGAAAATTGATGGATTGAACAACATGACTTTTCTCTTACTCTTAGAGACATGGTAAATTCAGCTTTTTTGCAAACAGTTTGTGTGCAAGTCTATACTCAAACAGATGgccataaaaaaaaaacaacactaGTAAATTGTAATTTACCTCAAACAATTACACAAGCTAGTCAACGATAGGTTAAGTGAAACCGTGAGAAGATGGTGACAGCTTTGTGCGACAGAGGTAGGGCAGGACGGCTGTAATAGGGAGTTAGTGAAAGTGCGGTTGAGAAGATGGACTAATGGTTGGTGATGGTTTTTGCTTCGAGAGATGGCGGCTGTAACACCCTACACCTGGTCCAGTCGTCGAACTTGAGCTATAGGAGGCTACAACAGTTAACAACAATTATCACCTACGATTTTAGCTTAATATTCAATTTACAATGAAACATTTGATattctaaatataatataatttacatcTAAAACTAAGTCTCAAACGAGCTTGCGACATCTCTCAAATCAATTAGAAATCAAATAAGAACTTAATTGAAAACATTCAATAATACAtgcttaggctgtgtgtgacTAAGTCAAATGATCGTGTCACCAAATTTTGCCACTAACTGAACTAGTGTAAAAGAATGTCACACAACCGTGTAACCAATTGAAGTCATGTGGACCTAAAtgcaaaatttcaacttaaagtCATACGTTCGTGTTCTTAGACCATGTAATAAACTAAGGCCATGTAAACTggagccacacggtcgtgtatccAGACCATGTAGCTCATTAAGGCCATGTACACCAATCACCTCCTAAAATATAAAGACCACACGGTTGTGCCACATGCTCATGTGTGGCATAACGCCATACGTCAAACTGTGTATACCAAAAGAACCTTTTAGAATAAGTTATAAGGCCCTATGTTCACTTATGCCACAAGCATGTATTATACCATTCCTCAAACCTATTCAAATGTacaaaaaatataccaaaaacacAACTCATAACATCACCCTAAGTGCCTAATTAATATGCCACAATTAACACttcaattcaacaattcataTTCAACCATTCACATGTCAACAATTCATCATTCTCACATGCCAAATTCAACAAGCAAAATGCACCATAAGTACCAAAGCATACTTATACCATCACATGTCACAACAAACCAAAACAACCATTAAGGCTTACAACAAAACATATAGTTCACATCAAAATGGCACAAAACATAATTCAaccacttatatatatacattgccATTAtcacctatttacatgccacttataatcggagcaaaaatgaaaaaaagtctACCAAAAGAGTTCTTGGATAGTGTAAGCTCTGGGGACAATCCATGTCACGCcctagattttatttatttatctctgTTAGTTTATGTCATAAAGAAATTaatggtttagtggttaagtgtgttagTTGTTTCCATAatgtcccaagttcaagccctcACAAGTgcatcttttaatttaattttttgacaatTTTGAGCCAGAGTGGACACTCTTGCCGTCCAACACATATTTCCATACAAGGAAAGATTCTTTCCTTGATTACAAGATCAACCTTCCCAAAGTTCTCCCCTTTTCACTCCTATGATccacttttggtgccattgtccCCTCAACTTGCCAAAACCTTTACCTTACCTTGGCTGACCATTGAACCTAGACACTCcccatttcatttttatttccaccctatttttctcctcctctccTTTAGCCGCACCACCATTTTGCTCCTccatttttctctcattttcttcctttttacCACTTTAAAAATTATCTTTTCATCATTTCTCTTCCACTCCACCACCATGCAATTTCGTCACACTCCACCACACCACCACCTCTCTTCCGCCACCGTTGTCGTCGTTAGCCACCACcaaaattctctatttttttcttttcttctcctatTTTTGAAACTCATCTCTATAATCCATTAAtgcttatatttatttattaaaatatcatttctCATCTTATCTTTTTAACTCATTATTTTTTGCGTTTTAATGTCGAATCCTCCTCTTTAGTCAGCTTTTCAAGAAATATTGTTGAACCTTTTCCCTCCATTATTATGTAAGTATGGAAGAATCTTCTGGTTCATGACTTTTTTTCAACTATTATTTTGATTAGGATGTTACTAACACTTTATTTACCGCACCTTCATGAAGTGCCATTCAAAAATCCTGGAATCGTATTCCATTTGTAGAAATATGCTATTTGATTATCAATTGCATAAATCTCACCGAATCACAATCATTTTTAATCAAgggttgtttatttatttattaaattcatactAACATGAGTATTTGGTCAAAACCATAGTGACTCAAAAATTGAACTTTCCCCTTTCGAAATGGAATTGGGATTTGTGCAATCGGATTTACAAGGTGTGGGGATTTACTTTTAATAATGGTGATTGatgataattttgaaaaaataatttaataagtaataaaatattatttttaatattattcttgAATAATGAAATTTGGGTGAACACAAAAGTGTTCTTTAAGATTGATTTAAGATTCGATAAAAGAGGATACCAAGTTAGTTCCCGAAACTTCAGATCTGAGACAATgattatgattttatgatttaagTTACTCATGACATAtgatttgtaacatcccaaaataaggcctagtcggaagagtggttttgggaccacaaatccgacattgaaatatttattttatgattattatgatgtctagaatatgaaaatatgcatgtgttaaagtttcatgaagaaattctatgagcaAGGTGTCTAAttagaaaataaggaccaaattgaataaagtgcaaaactagGTTTCttgaagcaatttgtatgaaattgctttagattattaactAGAAGTCCTTAAGGAGagattttcccaatttctaagtttttggacaaaaatgggcatgtatggatagaattctaaaaaaagggtttaagggaattttggtcattttgctaattaatgaaataaaatgggaaaatgatggcaaaaatcagccattcttctccctcatccagccgaatttctcaagccctccataactagggttttcaacattttcaagctcaatagtaagtgctcccaagccccgtttttaatgttcttcgtatttttgaaatcccagtagcttactctctccatttctacccatattttgagttagggttcatgtttgcaaagtgacccatgtgtgacatgtttattctttgatgttttatagaggaatatgaaagttggatgtgtgttaaacatctttttctaggtgattttcatgaaaaaccactaaaaggacctttttggaAAAGGcacaaaatatgtggtagaaatgtgaaataatggaaaatgtgggctgctataagagggaaaaatattcggctaggcttgggtaaccaagaaaattcatgcattttatacgagcctagggacccaatcgtaaataatgtgaaaggttaggggcaaaacagtcattttgtctgggggtgaaatttagactcgaaaagaataatgtgagatattgataatttatttttattgttatagaccccgaggaacaaatttcggaagtcgatcgaggaaaataaaaggtttcggaataaccgagacACAAAACCGAAAcggataccaggtaagttcgaataactttaagtaaactattaatatgcctaattacatgtgttatgaatgcatgatatttggttataatgatggcatgaaaatccatgaaatatgttattaataatgacatgataataaatgtc encodes:
- the LOC107951765 gene encoding transcriptional corepressor SEUSS; this encodes MVPSGSSTPIGGVHSVTPSLLRSSSGMLGAQGGSLPSQTGYPSLVSPRTQFGNMNMLGNVPNVSSLLSQSFGNGVPNPQLSGPGSSQRGGIDSGAESDPLSNVGNGMGFNAPSSSFVPSNMANPGSSGQVQGQQFPNISGNHMLPDQQHSLHLESPHFQHGQQALQQFSAPQNTQQGQQQQQFQSIRGGLAGVGGAVKLEPQVTNDQLGQQQHQQQQQLQSLRKLAPVKLEPQQIPPMRTLAQVKMEPSHSDQSLFLHQQQQEPQQQQQQQQQLLHMSRQPSPAQINLLHQQRLLQLQQHQQQLLKAMPQQRSQLPQQFQQQNLPLRSPVKPVYEPGMCARRLTHYMYQQQHRPEDNNIEFWRKFVAEYFAPNAKKKWCVSMYGSGRQTTGVFPQDVWHCEICNRKPGRGFEATVEVLPRLFKIKYESGTLEELLYVDMPREYQNSSGQIVLDYAKAIQESVFEQLRVVRDGQLRIVFSPDLKICSWEFCARRHEELIPRRLLIPQVSQLRAAAQKYQAATQNASTNLSAPDLQNNCNLFVASARQLAKALEVPLVNDLGYTKRYVRCLQISEVVNSMKDLIDYSRETKTGPMESLAKFPRRTSTSFGIQAQQPEEQLQQQQLTPQQRTVAQNTSSQSSTQVSGMHLVANNGGANINNSLSAASASTSAVTVGLLPQNSMNSRQQNSMNNASSPYGGNFVQIASPGSSSTIPQSQANPSPFQSPTPSSNNPTQVPHGALAATSHMNSANSPVNMPVQQTALSSEADPSESQSSVQKIIHEIMSGQLNGTGGMVGVGTLGNDVKSLNGMLPAGNSAVVNGGNSMVGNGTVNNSSGIGGGGFGTMGGGRLGQSAIVNGIRAAMGNNSMMNGRVGNGMASMARDQGMNHQQQQDLGNQLLSGLGAVNGFNSLQYDWKTSP